From the genome of Periplaneta americana isolate PAMFEO1 chromosome 17, P.americana_PAMFEO1_priV1, whole genome shotgun sequence:
GCTTTAGTGCATTTTTCCTGCCTACTGTTAAGATTTATGCTTTCTATTTTGACGTACTAAATATTAGCTTCCATTGCTTTCATATTCGATGCCTAGTGATTAATATAAAGATGAATTGAGGAATTGTGAAACACTGGTCCCATGTAACACAGTCTTTGTGCACCACAAACTCCACAAGTGCCTTTCTACTTCCTAGAGTCAATTTCGCGTTCATTCACCGAAATTACTTTTAAGATcagataagtaaataatattaaaatgttcaaacTTATGacttatccatttaatattaacatttgttaatacatgttaaatataaataatgtatgaaagttTTGGCCTTTTACGACATCATCAGGTACAACTTGCTTCTACGATATCTAAATTACTtaatggaatttttgttttctcttatagtaaaccatcaaatcggtgttataataattaataataatatgtactgtAATAATGACTCACGCATTTTATGGATTTTAGTTGTTGGGAATTTTTTTTAGGTTATAAATAAGTCTACATTGTATAACTAATTATATTCTATTAgttttgaaatacataaaactcatgtaaCAATGGTTTCAGCcacatgtatattttaaattgtcacaatTTTAAGTTCCAAACTTTGTGTTTAAATATATGATATTGTGTTTGTAATATATAGATCAATTTATGTAAAACTttgttgatataatttatatcttcattttatatttgtcataattcataaaataatctgtaatattacgTTAATGTCGTGGTGTCTGTTGAGGTGTGTAATGATTGTACGTAATATAAATTTAAGTTTGCGTCTTCTGTTTGTTTTTTTCTAGCTTATTTGGTGCTTGCTGAAAGTGTTGAATATAAGTATACATTTCAATAAATTGACATTTTGACTATAATTCAGTTTTTCAAGAAGAATTCTCAGTGTAGTTTAATATTAATGTGTGTATATTGATGAACAAGTTGTAGTAGTCTGTTCACGTTTAGATGTAACATACTGCCTATTGTTgagtttaatattaaatttacagtataagtcataagattgaatattttaacattatttattatatttaataactgacttatctgaaaataaaaacgTGATTATAAATTCTAAGATCAGAGCTCTTCTATATTCCTAGTTGGATTTTGTCTGAAAATTTCTCACATGtgtcaattaataattttatggcAGTACACTTTAATAACAAGGTTGATAGCTTATAGTGATGATCcttattttcattaaaagaaTGTTTTTTATTACAGCGTTTTCAACACTGACGGGAATGAAATTCctatggtgaactggagaaaaggTGAAAGTTTCCTTCCCTCAAAGAATCTTGTCATAGGAAAGGCACCTGAAGCTCAGCTTTGCGATAAATTCTTGACAAAAAAGAAGAACGTGGAATCACAGTCAGATTGTCACCCAGACGAAGTTTCGTGTAAGTGTAATATTAGTGGGAGGTTATTACAGACTTTCCGAAGCCAGAGAACACATTTCCGAATACACCCCACAGAAAGATTTGAATGTGATATTTGTGGGAAATATTTCTTACGATTGCAACAACTGAAATATCATATACGTAGGCACACAAGTGAAAAGCCATTTAAATGTAATGTTTGTGGGAAATGTTTCGTAGAGTCTGCAAATCTTAAAGAGCATACCCGTACTCATTCTGGTGACAAGCCGTTCAAATGTAACATTTGTGGGAAATGTTTTGCGCAAATGGGCCATCTTACGGTGCATACTCGAACCCAttctggcgagaaacctttcacttGTGATGTCTGTGGAAAATGTTTTGCACAGTCAAATACTCTCGCAGTACATGCACGTACGCATACTGGAGAAAAGCCGTTTAAGTGCGACTTTTGTGAGAAATATTTTGCACGTTCGGGTGATCTCAGTGTGCACGCACGTACGCATTCTGACGAGAAACCATTTAAATGCGATATATGTGAGAAATGTTTTGTACGTTCTGGACATCTCGCTGTGCATACACGTACGCATTCTGGCGAGAGACCATTCAATTGTGATTTATGTGGGAAATCGTTTGTGCAGTTGAGTGCTCTCGTAGGACATGCACGTACCCATTCCGGCGAGAAACCATATAAATGCAATGTTTGTCACAAATGTTTTGCACGTTCAGGCAGTCTCACAGTGCATATACGTACGCATACCGGCGAGAAACCATTCAATTGTGACGCTTGTGGAAAATGTTTTGCCCAGTCGAGTGCTCTGGCAGTGCATCAACGTATGCATTCAGGCGAGAAACCATTTAAATGTCATACTTGTGAGAAAAGTTTTTCACGTTCGGGTGATCTCACTGTACATTCTCGCGTGCATACTcgcgagaaaccattcaaatgcgatgtttgtgggaagTGTTTTTTAAAGCGGGACGGTCTCGCAGTGCATGCGTGCATCCATTCTGGCGATAAGTAATTCAAATATgatgtttgtggaaaatgttttgtATGCTCGAGTGATCTAAATAGGCATGCATGCGCGCATCCCGTTGAGAAGCAATTGAGGTACAATGTTTCAGAAAAATGTTTTGTACAGTCGGGTACTCTCAGGGCGTGTACGTACGCATTTCGCAAGACACCATTCAAGTGTATTGTCTGAGGGAAAACATTTTCATGAAGTGCATGTTTCATTAATAATGTACGTTTGCCTTGATGCCAGATGGTATTAGGTGCGATATCTGTAGTTTCTGTTCTATGTCGTCATTTGTTTCAAATTCAAGATATGAAGACATAGAACACAAATATAATGCGGTTAATGGAATTATAATAAGACATTTCGTGACGCAAATCTTAAAAGAAACTGAAGTTAGCATACACAACATTATAGCAAAACAAATGCTCAATTTTGGCAGTGAAACATGGGTTATAGAGCAAAGAGAGAGATCTACAATATAGGTAGctcaaatgaaatttctcagatcaATTTTAGGATTTACAAGACTAGACCACCAGAGGATTGAACATATTAGAGCAAAATTAAGGGGAAAAAATATAACAGAAGTAATAGTATGCAGAGGACATTGAAACATGTTGAAAGAATTCAAAACTCCCGTTATCCATATGCAACTCTGTTGTACAGACCAGTCGGACGAAAAGATCAGGGAAGACCACAAGCAAGATTGTTAGAACAGTGAACGGAAGCAGACAAAATTGTCTAAACCGGAAAGTGAGGAACATAAGATGATAG
Proteins encoded in this window:
- the LOC138693404 gene encoding zinc finger protein ZFP2-like isoform X1, yielding MSCNVAMNVIKMERDIDPLAIDISNNTDMEEQKPLSEEGNVLDLQVTGIKTESMDHIYDVKIEMPLDETREPIDFPIVKSEVEGGNLLDPDMTELKTKCMDERCGLISEITFEETPVPIDFPIMKSEVEGETFDTARVKQENKLDVAMEESEVLTESVFNTDGNEIPMVNWRKGESFLPSKNLVIGKAPEAQLCDKFLTKKKNVESQSDCHPDEVSCKCNISGRLLQTFRSQRTHFRIHPTERFECDICGKYFLRLQQLKYHIRRHTSEKPFKCNVCGKCFVESANLKEHTRTHSGDKPFKCNICGKCFAQMGHLTVHTRTHSGEKPFTCDVCGKCFAQSNTLAVHARTHTGEKPFKCDFCEKYFARSGDLSVHARTHSDEKPFKCDICEKCFVRSGHLAVHTRTHSGERPFNCDLCGKSFVQLSALVGHARTHSGEKPYKCNVCHKCFARSGSLTVHIRTHTGEKPFNCDACGKCFAQSSALAVHQRMHSGEKPFKCHTCEKSFSRSGDLTVHSRVHTREKPFKCDVCGKCFLKRDGLAVHACIHSGDK
- the LOC138693404 gene encoding zinc finger protein ZFP2-like isoform X2, with the translated sequence MNVIKMERDIDPLAIDISNNTDMEEQKPLSEEGNVLDLQVTGIKTESMDHIYDVKIEMPLDETREPIDFPIVKSEVEGGNLLDPDMTELKTKCMDERCGLISEITFEETPVPIDFPIMKSEVEGETFDTARVKQENKLDVAMEESEVLTESVFNTDGNEIPMVNWRKGESFLPSKNLVIGKAPEAQLCDKFLTKKKNVESQSDCHPDEVSCKCNISGRLLQTFRSQRTHFRIHPTERFECDICGKYFLRLQQLKYHIRRHTSEKPFKCNVCGKCFVESANLKEHTRTHSGDKPFKCNICGKCFAQMGHLTVHTRTHSGEKPFTCDVCGKCFAQSNTLAVHARTHTGEKPFKCDFCEKYFARSGDLSVHARTHSDEKPFKCDICEKCFVRSGHLAVHTRTHSGERPFNCDLCGKSFVQLSALVGHARTHSGEKPYKCNVCHKCFARSGSLTVHIRTHTGEKPFNCDACGKCFAQSSALAVHQRMHSGEKPFKCHTCEKSFSRSGDLTVHSRVHTREKPFKCDVCGKCFLKRDGLAVHACIHSGDK